A single region of the Vicia villosa cultivar HV-30 ecotype Madison, WI linkage group LG4, Vvil1.0, whole genome shotgun sequence genome encodes:
- the LOC131600086 gene encoding UPF0496 protein At4g34320-like → MGGRMSKKTPGTPSDINLNADMVTQLRSYEAACKLDSDLQSFDTNLQARTNQVINSLAVGVEVRSLSFDSLRQVTECLLEMNQEVVKVILDCKKDIWESQELFELVEEYFDNSLKTLDFCNALDKCLKRARDSQLLIHLALQRFEEESVSGDNCYARTLQELKNFKAVGDPFTEEFFQIYQSVYNQQVLMLEKLQLRKGKVDKKLKQIRTWKKVSLIIFVATVASVLICSVVAAAVASPHVAAALAALTAIPVGSMGKWIDSLMKNYENALKGHKEVTIALEVGSYVAIKDLDNIRILVNRLEVEIESLKTNVDFAIEEEEEGVKVAIEEVKKKLGVFMKNVEDLGAQADTCSRDIIRARTVVLQKIVKLPHK, encoded by the coding sequence ATGGGAGGGCGTATGAGTAAGAAGACCCCTGGAACGCCGTCTGATATCAACCTTAATGCTGATATGGTAACGCAGCTGAGGTCATATGAAGCTGCCTGCAAGCTTGACTCAGATTTGCAGTCATTTGACACTAACCTTCAAGCTCGAACGAATCAGGTCATCAATTCTCTTGCAGTTGGAGTTGAAGTTCGATCTCTTTCGTTTGATTCACTCAGACAAGTCACCGAATGTCTACTTGAGATGAATCAGGAAGTTGTCAAGGTGATACTGGACTGTAAGAAAGATATATGGGAGAGTCAAGAACTGTTTGAGCTTGTTGAGGAGTATTTCGATAATAGCTTGAAGACTCTAGATTTCTGCAACGCTTTAGACAAGTGCTTGAAGAGAGCTAGGGATAGTCAGTTGCTTATTCATCTTGCTCTTCAAAGGTTTGAAGAAGAATCTGTGTCGGGAGACAATTGCTATGCGAGGACGCTACAGGAGCTGAAGAATTTTAAGGCTGTCGGTGATCCTTTCACAGAAGAATTCTTCCAAATATATCAATCTGTTTATAATCAGCAAGTACTCATGCTTGAGAAGTTGCAACTCAGAAAAGGCAAGGTTGATAAGAAGCTGAAACAAATTCGTACTTGGAAGAAGGTCTCGCTTATCATATTTGTTGCCACGGTTGCTTCTGTGTTAATCTGCTCGGTTGTAGCTGCAGCCGTTGCTTCGCCGCACGTTGCGGCTGCTCTAGCTGCTCTTACTGCTATACCAGTCGGTTCAATGGGAAAGTGGATTGATTCCTTGATGAAGAACTATGAAAATGCATTGAAAGGACATAAAGAAGTTACTATCGCATTGGAAGTTGGATCCTATGTAGCTATAAAGGATTTGGACAATATACGGATTCTAGTTAATCGACTTGAAGTTGAGATTGAATCCTTAAAGACGAATGTGGATTTTGCcatcgaggaagaagaagaaggggtGAAAGTTGCAATAGAGGAAGTAAAGAAGAAGTTGGGAGTTTTTATGAAGAATGTCGAAGATTTAGGAGCTCAAGCTGATACATGTAGCCGTGACATTATAAGGGCAAGGACGGTGGTTCTACAAAAAATTGTTAAACTTCCGCACAAGTGA